One genomic window of Scatophagus argus isolate fScaArg1 chromosome 16, fScaArg1.pri, whole genome shotgun sequence includes the following:
- the tbc1d17 gene encoding TBC1 domain family member 17 — translation MEQTAEDYKLIFEKEGVYLHTNAKRSNQDTTIPGFIRIVERAGVPALEWSPLEDEGRGAPAVLYSKKDGEEETNFDPGYEPDWAVVNTVKRDREHVPVRDSGHWSFSLPLSELYSLRRARFSLGRNFLVLTSRGGHPLPPLHFHRGGTRELLRALQRYIILDQSPVDGRLFIAYPHDSGALSQSFDKLQLFDDGSDLVSRFIQDPYATTFGGFSKVTNFFREALRPPGSTSYSRTAQDPSLHPQSDDEPGFELITCGVELGPKPDVTRGQPLDKWDEFLDPEGRVKNPERIKELVFRGGISPSLRKDVWKFLLGFYPWNSTAKEREDILRVKTDEYFRMKVQWKSVSEEQEMRNSLLRGYRSLIERDVSRTDRHNTFFSGNDNPGLALLHDVLMTYCMYNFDLGYVQGMSDLLSPVLFVTQNEVESFWCLTGFMELVHQNFEESQEAMKQQLLQLSILLRALDPELCDFLDSQDSGSLCFCFRWLLIWFKREFSFEDILILWEVLWTRLPCDNFHLLIACSILESQRGELIGSDHDFNTILKHINELTMKLDVQSVLRGAEAIYLQLVQCKELPLKVQQVLGLYVPSSSEDESPDSEASETQRLLSQSQAGAASSNSARTPTCP, via the exons ATGGAGCAGACAGCTGAAGATTACAAG CTGATATTCGAGAAGGAGGGGGTGTACCTCCACACGAACGCCAAGAGGAGTAACCAGGACACAACCATCCCTGGGTTCATCCGGATTGTGGAGCGG GCTGGCGTGCCGGCGTTAGAGTGGAGCCCACTGGAGGATGAGGGTCGCGGCGCCCCTGCTGTGCTCTACTCCAAAAAG gatggagaggaggagacaaactTCGACCCCGGGTATGAGCCAGACTGGGCGGTCGTCAACACAGTGAAGAGGGATCGAGAACACGTCCCGGTCAGAGACTCAG GTCACTGGTcgttctctctgcctctctcggAGTTGTACTCCCTCCGCAGAGCTCGCTTCTCCTTGGGTCGAAACTTCCTGGTGCTGACGAGTAGAGGAGGCCACCCGCTGCCTCCTCTGCACTTCCACCGGGGAGGAACCAGGGAGCTGCTGAGGGCCCTGCAGCGTTACATCATCCTGGACCA GTCACCGGTGGACGGGCGGCTCTTCATCGCCTACCCTCATGACTCAGGTGCTCTCTCTCAGTCCTTCGACAAGCTGCAGCTCTTTGATGACGGCTCGGATCTCGTTTCG AGATTCATCCAGGACCCGTATGCCACCACATTTGGTGGATTCTCCAAAGTCACCAATTTCTTCAGGGAGGCACTTCGACCCCCGGGTTCCACCTCCTACTCTCGCACTGCTCAGGATCCGAGTTTGCACCCCCAGTCCGATGACGAGCCCGGCTTCGAACTCATCACCTGC GGGGTGGAGCTTGGTCCCAAACCCGACGTGACCAGGGGGCAGCCTCTAGACAAATGGGATGAGTTTCTGGACCCGGAGGGCCGAGTCAAGAACCCGGAGAGGATCAAAGAGCTGGTGTTCAGAGGG GGCATCTCACCGTCCCTGAGGAAGGACGTATGGAAGTTCCTGCTGGGCTTTTATCCGTGGAACAGCACAGCCAAGGAAAGAGAGGACATTCTGCGGGTCAAAAC gGATGAGTACTTCAGAATGAAGGTGCAGTGGAAGTCGGTGAGCGAGGAGCAGGAGATGAGGAACTCGCTCCTCAGAGGATACAGAAGCCTGATAG agagagacgtcagcaggacagacagacacaataCGTTCTTCTCCGGGAACGACAATCCAGGACTGGCTCTGCTCCACGACGTGCTGATGACGTACTGCATGTACAACTTTGATCTCG GTTATGTCCAGGGGATGAGTgatctcctctctcctgtcctgtTCGTCACCCAGAACGAGGTGGAGTCCTTCTGGTGTCTGACAGGCTTCATGGAGCTGGTG cACCAGAACTTTGAAGAGTCTCAGGAGGCCATGaagcagcagctccttcagctcagTATCCTGCTGAGGGCTCTGGACCCGGAGTTGTGTGACTTCCTGG ACTCTCAGGACAGCGGCTCGCTTTGCTTCTGTTTCCGCTGGCTGCTCATCTGGTTCAAGAGAGAGTTTTCCTTTGAGGACATCCTCATCTTGTGGGAG gTCCTCTGGACTCGTCTTCCGTGTGACAACTTCCACCTGCTGATCGCCTGTTCGATCCTGGAGTCCCAGAGAGGAGAGCTGATTGGCTCAGACCACGACTTCAACACCATCCTGAAG CACATCAATGAGTTGACGATGAAGCTGGACGTGCAGAGTGTCCTGCGTGGAGCGGAGGCCATCTACCTGCAGCTGGTTCAGTGCAAG GAGCTTCCCCTGAAGGTGCAGCAGGTTTTGGGTCTCTACGTCCCCTCCAGCTCCGAGGACGAGAGCCCAGACTCCGAGGCCAGCGAGACGCAACGCCTCCTCAGCCAGTCCCAGGCGGGGGCTGCTTCGTCTAATTCAGCACGCACGCCAACCTGTCCCTAA
- the ccndx gene encoding cyclin Dx: MDKGMSVSLWCEEVEDEQSQDHSQAEAQAPGHATGSPQLRAAWDPTVSGHRVIQRLLHVEERYMPSMLYVALIQRDPEHREELAKWALEVCCECGCDEAVFPLSVSLMDRFLSATLSLPVSPYCLAAGCILIASKLTECDNVSADTLCAAAEYSFQPSNLREMERVILATLRWDTAAVTPQDFLPHFLASVEDRGDGDRSESERELLSTLRRHSDTLAAMCACDSRFLGAPPSLVAAASLNCALRGLSNKGPTQLAVTGEALAELCQTDLAVLQCYSEMIEYALRQRLRSGLQQGPMEKDEEVENERPGTPTDMREIDF; this comes from the exons ATGGACAAAGgcatgtctgtgtctctgtggtgtgaggaggtggaggacgagCAGAGTCAGGACCACAGCCAGGCTGAGGCTCAGGCCCCGGGTCACGCCACAGGCTCGCCTCAGCTGCGAGCCGCCTGGGACCCCACAGTGTCCGGGCATCGCGTGATCCAGAGGCTGCTGCACGTGGAGGAGAGGTACATGCCCTCCATGCTCTACGTCGCCCTCATCCAGCGGGATCCAGAGCACAGGGAGGAGCTCGCCAAATGGGCCCTGGAG GTGTGTTGTGAGTGTGGCTGTGATGAGGCAGTGTtccccctgtctgtctctctgatggACAGGTTCCTGTCTGCCACTTTGTCCCTGCCGGTCTCACCTTACTGCCTGGCTGCTGGCTGCATCCTCATCGCCTCCAAGCTGACGGAGTGTGACAACGTCAGCGCTGATACTCTCTGTGCTGCAGCCGAATACAGCTTTCAGCCATCCAACCTGCGG GAGATGGAGCGCGTCATCCTGGCCACCCTCCGGTGGGATACAGCAGCAGTCACTCCTCAGGACTTCCTCCCACATTTTCTTGCCTCggtggaggacagaggagatggagacagGAGCGAATCTGAGAGGGAGCTGCTGTCCACACTGCGGCGGCACAGCGACACCCTGGCTGCCATGTGCGCCTGTGACTCCCGCTTTCTGGGGGCACCGCCATCGCTTGTCGCTGCAGCATCCCTGAACTGTGCCCTGCGAGGTCTGAGCAACAAGGGCCCCACTCAGCTGGCTGTGACGGGTGAAGCACTGGCGGAGCTCTGCCAGACCGACCTG GCGGTGCTGCAGTGCTACAGTGAGATGATCGAATACGCGCTCCGACAGCGTCTGAGGAGTGGGCTTCAGCAGGGACCCATGGAGAAGGATGAAGAGGTGGAGAACGAAAGGCCAGGGACACCCACTGATATGAGAGAGATTGACTTCTAA
- the zgc:195001 gene encoding tripartite motif-containing protein 16-like protein isoform X1, producing the protein MSRCPGEPVERHVLTFFSLALNESCDVRHAAQLLVFVRGMTQDFRITEELAAMRSMTGPTTGSHLFTGRKSSSAGEEKLPPYEPNVPEPTTRAGFMKYWVPLCLDDKTAQKLLWISEGGSKVARTSDAVCPYPNRPERYEHSPQVLCKESLLGYRGYWEVDYDGWVVIGLVGESAPRKVQDGACGLGENNSSWGAGWSGSCYQVWHNSENVDVQLPLSSTMGIYIDQPAGIIKFLLVEGEGEKEVRLIHKFKVNIQEKIFPAFWVGTNSFCLIRKKDQ; encoded by the exons ATGTCACGCTGTCCAGGCGAACCGGTCGAG CGGCACGTTTTGACTTTTTTCTCCTTGGCTTTGAACGAGAGCTGTGATGTTCGCCACGCAGCTCAGTTGCTGGTGTTTGTCCGTGGGATGACTCAGGACTTCAGGATTACGGAGGAGCTGGCAGCGATGCGGTCGATGACAGGTCCAACAACAGGGAGCCATCTCTTCACAG gacGGAAAAGCAGCAGTGCAGGAGAAG AAAAGCTGCCGCCGTATGAACCGAATGTCCCTGAACCCACCACCAGGGCTGGCTTCatgaaat ACTGGGTTCCTCTCTGTCTGGATgataaaactgcacagaaaCTGTTGTGGATTTCGGAGGGTGGCAGTAAGGTGGCTCGGACATCAGATGCAGTCTGCCCATATCCCAACAGGCCTGAGAGATATGAGCACTCCCCACAG GTGCTGTGTAAGGAGAGTCTGCTGGGCTATCGCGGGTACTGGGAGGTGGACTATGACGGCTGGGTGGTGATCGGGTTGGTCGGTGAGAGCGCACCCCGCAAGGTCCAAGACGGGGCCTGCGGCCTTGGGGAGAACAACAGCTCCTGGGGCGCCGGCTGGTCTGGCTCCTGCTACCAAGTCTGGCACAATAGCGAGAACGTGGACGTCCAGCTCCCCCTGAGCTCCACCATGGGCATCTACATCGACCAGCCCGCCGGCATCATCAAGTTCCTCTTGGTGGAGGGAGAGGGCGAGAAGGAGGTGAGGCTGATTCACAAGTTCAAAGTCAACATCCAGGAGAAGATTTTTCCAGCCTTCTGGGTTGGCACGAATTCGTTCTGCCTCATCCGAAAAAAGGATCAGTGA
- the akt1s1 gene encoding uncharacterized protein akt1s1 — protein sequence MASITQSSEPEIPDNHKESWLALLSAAEAYCQKSGCDLAIITACKKFRVSTGDGDGRRKQESSSAFPKECDFSYNVWGQGFLAESARRYMDDIGVLHSTTMLTAQKHTRQSGGEGGTKLVVDLTSEPGHRGSFTVDGGVGGVSPNGRLYSQSYPSIYNAGAAGRQGAGHNGNGDREREKGVLEAERGRQRSGIVDLEEECEDEEEEEDMDERRPYGNESAGVFSMDEDSLSRDCEPFFESDGEEESTDGSLSEDAPPPSRGMAMGQAAYSSRHAHPMALARSLPVSVPVWGCRGNRSAQGESNSGERVGCADLEHIAASMKALLAPGATDGTEMFGALPRPRLNTGDFSLKH from the exons ATGGCCTCCATCACCCAGTCATCCGAGCCTGAGATCCCAGACAACCACAAAGAGAGCTGGCTGGCACTACTCTCTGCTGCAGAAGCGTACTGCCAAAAGTCTGGCTGCGACCTGGCCATAATTACAGCCTGTAAGAAGTTCCGGGTGTCGACCGGAGACGGCGATGggaggaggaaacaagagaGCAGCAGTGCCTTTCCGAAGGAGTGCGATTTCTCCTATAATGTATGGGGTCAGGGGTTTCTGGCCGAGTCGGCGCGCCGCTACATGGATGACATCGGTGTGCTGCACTCCACCACCATGCTAACAGCCCAAAAGCACACACGCCAgtcaggaggagagggaggaacCAAGCTGGTGGTTGACCTGACCTCGGAGCCTGGACACAGGGGG AGCTTCACAGTAGATGGCGGGGTGGGCGGAGTCAGTCCCAATGGCAGGCTGTATTCCCAAAGCTATCCGTCAATCTACAACGCAGGAGCTGCGGGCAGGCAGGGCGCCGGGCATAACGGCAATGGAGACAGGGAACGGGAGAAAGGTGTGCTGGAGGCCGAGCGGGGAAGACAGAGGTCTGGGATCGTGGACTTggaagaagagtgtgaggacgaggaagaggaggaggacatggATGAGAGGAGGCCCTACGGGAATGAAAGTGCTG GTGTCTTCTCCATGGACGAGGACTCTCTGTCTCGGGACTGCGAGCCGTTCTTTGAGTCCGATGGGGAAGAGGAGAGCACTGACG GCTCTTTGAGTGAGGACGCTCCGCCGCCGTCACGCGGCATGGCTATGGGTCAGGCCGCGTACTCTTCCCGTCACGCCCACCCCATGGCTCTGGCCCGCTCGCTGCCCGtatctgtgcctgtgtggggctgcagaggaaacagatcGGCTCAAGGAGAAAGCAACAGCGGCGAACGG gtggGCTGCGCTGACCTGGAGCACATCGCTGCCAGCATGAAGGCCCTGCTGGCGCCCGGAGCCACCGATGGGACAGAAATGTTTGGGGCCCTGCCTCGGCCCCGTCTCAACACGGGGGACTTCTCTCTAAAACACTGA
- the zgc:195001 gene encoding tripartite motif-containing protein 16-like protein isoform X2, translating to MPNSSVNTKGIMPVPKKAGRKSSSAGEEKLPPYEPNVPEPTTRAGFMKYWVPLCLDDKTAQKLLWISEGGSKVARTSDAVCPYPNRPERYEHSPQVLCKESLLGYRGYWEVDYDGWVVIGLVGESAPRKVQDGACGLGENNSSWGAGWSGSCYQVWHNSENVDVQLPLSSTMGIYIDQPAGIIKFLLVEGEGEKEVRLIHKFKVNIQEKIFPAFWVGTNSFCLIRKKDQ from the exons ATGCCAAACAGCTCCGTGAACACGAAGGGAATCATGCCTGTGCCAAAGAAAGCAG gacGGAAAAGCAGCAGTGCAGGAGAAG AAAAGCTGCCGCCGTATGAACCGAATGTCCCTGAACCCACCACCAGGGCTGGCTTCatgaaat ACTGGGTTCCTCTCTGTCTGGATgataaaactgcacagaaaCTGTTGTGGATTTCGGAGGGTGGCAGTAAGGTGGCTCGGACATCAGATGCAGTCTGCCCATATCCCAACAGGCCTGAGAGATATGAGCACTCCCCACAG GTGCTGTGTAAGGAGAGTCTGCTGGGCTATCGCGGGTACTGGGAGGTGGACTATGACGGCTGGGTGGTGATCGGGTTGGTCGGTGAGAGCGCACCCCGCAAGGTCCAAGACGGGGCCTGCGGCCTTGGGGAGAACAACAGCTCCTGGGGCGCCGGCTGGTCTGGCTCCTGCTACCAAGTCTGGCACAATAGCGAGAACGTGGACGTCCAGCTCCCCCTGAGCTCCACCATGGGCATCTACATCGACCAGCCCGCCGGCATCATCAAGTTCCTCTTGGTGGAGGGAGAGGGCGAGAAGGAGGTGAGGCTGATTCACAAGTTCAAAGTCAACATCCAGGAGAAGATTTTTCCAGCCTTCTGGGTTGGCACGAATTCGTTCTGCCTCATCCGAAAAAAGGATCAGTGA